The Salvia miltiorrhiza cultivar Shanhuang (shh) chromosome 1, IMPLAD_Smil_shh, whole genome shotgun sequence genome has a window encoding:
- the LOC130985386 gene encoding uncharacterized protein LOC130985386, with protein MPPKRKQPTPSDTAAPVVRRSARLSSAAVTPPAYPEPPKKKKIKAAAAAKQEAEAAASPKAESMKTIVIEHCKQCTQFKIRAMKVKEGLEKEVAGVNVVVNREKPRRGCFEIREEGGEVFVSLLDMKRPFPPLKALDIDNLISNIVAKIR; from the coding sequence ATGCCACCAAAACGGAAACAGCCAACTCCCAGTGACACCGCCGCCCCGGTTGTCCGGAGGTCCGCCCGCCTCTCCAGCGCCGCCGTCACTCCACCTGCTTACCCAGAGCcgcccaagaagaagaaaatcaaggccgccgccgccgccaagcAAGAAGCCGAGGCGGCGGCGTCCCCGAAAGCAGAAAGCATGAAGACCATCGTGATCGAGCACTGCAAGCAGTGCACCCAGTTCAAGATTAGGGCGATGAAGGTGAAGGAGGGGCTGGAGAAGGAGGTGGCCGGAGTCAACGTGGTGGTCAACCGGGAGAAGCCGAGGCGGGGCTGCTTCGAGATTCGCGAGGAAGGCGGGGAGGTTTTCGTCAGCCTGCTGGATATGAAGAGGCCCTTTCCGCCGCTCAAGGCGCTCGATATCGACAACCTCATTTCCAACATCGTTGCCAAGATCCGATGA
- the LOC130985396 gene encoding uncharacterized protein LOC130985396 isoform X4 produces MLGPYVSNMNVAAIDPSHLLIQLEGILESDPLIDEVGFIHPTQFSFFSEDVHSSTSLSSVADGSFLEDETSKSESTLYNSSDTCFWHNEHKLGISTLVLVQLYKAAKDAFMVSHRRCRMLSNSQCKKDEKLDENASVCATSFLDIAEFEVMRHSKALLLLSSDFGTAWNSRKLIVSKKQLLPMFMDELLLSALVLSYSPKSERAWSHRRWVIKMIAGKCANLPEIVERESELVKKIVEVLRELLSSRDWAALHVADNSCFHFRARLLVQMIENSQLNKDSDGLSDGELHKIWKEELDWDAMLIRQYVGRESLWLHRRFLSLLWMKHLAVDDQSNMFIKDEIMLFQSCTIIPDNEYGDYQAQATFSATYITWLAKQMPVSFGVVLQESSQLEAVKLLLDQAEKSFLWGY; encoded by the exons atgttGGGTCCATATGTCTCAAACATGAATGTAGCTGCAATTGATCCATCTCATCTTCTTATCCAACTGGAGGGTATTTTGGAATCTGACCCTCTCAT TGATGAAGTTGGGTTCATTCATCCAACAcagttttctttttttagtGAAGATGTCCATAGTTCTACTTCCTTGTCATCTGTGGCTGATGGATCTTTCCTAGAGGATGAAACCAGTAAATCAGAATCAACACTCTATAATAGTTCTGATACTTGCTTTTGGCATAATGAGCATAAGTTGGGTATCTCTACCCTTGTTCTTGTTCAACTATATAAAGCAGCTAAAGATGCATTCATGGTTTCTCATAGACGATGCAGAATGTTGAGCAATTCTCAATGTAAGAAGGATGAAAAACTAGATGAAAATGCATCAGTGTGTGCAACGTCTTTCTTAGACATTGCTGAATTTGAAGTTATGAGACATAGCAAGGCACTTCTTCTACTAAGCTCGGATTTTGGCACTGCATGGAATTCCAG GAAGTTAATTGTGTCAAAGAAGCAACTCTTGCCGATGTTTATGGATGAACTACTTTTATCAGCTTTGGTTCTATCCTATTCACCAAAAAGTGAACGTGCTTGGAGCCACAG GAGGTGGGTGATCAAGATGATAGCTGGAAAGTGTGCAAATCTACCAGAGATTGTTGAAAGAGAATCTGAGTTAGTGAAAAAAATAGTAGAG GTACTACGTGAGCTGCTCAGTTCCAGAGATTGGGCTGCACTTCATGTTGCTGATAACTCTTGTTTCCACTTCCGAGCT CGGTTACTGGTCCAGATGATAGAGAATTCACAGCTTAACAAGGATTCAGATGGTTTGTCAGATGGAGAACTTCATAAAATATGGAAG GAGGAGCTAGACTGGGATGCAATGTTGATAAGGCAGTACGTGGGAAGAGAG TCTCTATGGCTTCATCGTCGCTTCCTGTCACTGTTATGGATGAAACATTTAGCTGTTGATGACCAGAGTAACATGTTTATCAAAGATGAAATAATGCTATTCCAATCCTGCACAATTATCCCTGATAATGAATATGGGGACTATCAAGCACAAGCAACCTTTTCGGCTACCTACATTACTTGGCTTGCAAAG CAAATGCCCGTGTCTTTTGGTGTTGTGCTTCAAGAAAGCTCGCAGCTTGAGGCGGTGAAGCTATTACTCGACCAAGCTGAGAAGAGCTTCCTTTGGGGTTACTAA
- the LOC130985396 gene encoding uncharacterized protein LOC130985396 isoform X2 — protein sequence MLGPYVSNMNVAAIDPSHLLIQLEGILESDPLIDEVGFIHPTQFSFFSEDVHSSTSLSSVADGSFLEDETSKSESTLYNSSDTCFWHNEHKLGISTLVLVQLYKAAKDAFMVSHRRCRMLSNSQCKKDEKLDENASVCATSFLDIAEFEVMRHSKALLLLSSDFGTAWNSRKLIVSKKQLLPMFMDELLLSALVLSYSPKSERAWSHRRWVIKMIAGKCANLPEIVERESELVKKIVENSKMNYRAWNHRCWLVSYMSESQVLRELLSSRDWAALHVADNSCFHFRARLLVQMIENSQLNKDSDGLSDGELHKIWKEELDWDAMLIRQYVGRESLWLHRRFLSLLWMKHLAVDDQSNMFIKDEIMLFQSCTIIPDNEYGDYQAQATFSATYITWLAKQMPVSFGVVLQESSQLEAVKLLLDQAEKSFLWGY from the exons atgttGGGTCCATATGTCTCAAACATGAATGTAGCTGCAATTGATCCATCTCATCTTCTTATCCAACTGGAGGGTATTTTGGAATCTGACCCTCTCAT TGATGAAGTTGGGTTCATTCATCCAACAcagttttctttttttagtGAAGATGTCCATAGTTCTACTTCCTTGTCATCTGTGGCTGATGGATCTTTCCTAGAGGATGAAACCAGTAAATCAGAATCAACACTCTATAATAGTTCTGATACTTGCTTTTGGCATAATGAGCATAAGTTGGGTATCTCTACCCTTGTTCTTGTTCAACTATATAAAGCAGCTAAAGATGCATTCATGGTTTCTCATAGACGATGCAGAATGTTGAGCAATTCTCAATGTAAGAAGGATGAAAAACTAGATGAAAATGCATCAGTGTGTGCAACGTCTTTCTTAGACATTGCTGAATTTGAAGTTATGAGACATAGCAAGGCACTTCTTCTACTAAGCTCGGATTTTGGCACTGCATGGAATTCCAG GAAGTTAATTGTGTCAAAGAAGCAACTCTTGCCGATGTTTATGGATGAACTACTTTTATCAGCTTTGGTTCTATCCTATTCACCAAAAAGTGAACGTGCTTGGAGCCACAG GAGGTGGGTGATCAAGATGATAGCTGGAAAGTGTGCAAATCTACCAGAGATTGTTGAAAGAGAATCTGAGTTAGTGAAAAAAATAGTAGAG AACTCTAAGATGAACTACCGTGCTTGGAATCACCGCTGTTGGTTGGTTTCCTACATGTCGGAGTCACAG GTACTACGTGAGCTGCTCAGTTCCAGAGATTGGGCTGCACTTCATGTTGCTGATAACTCTTGTTTCCACTTCCGAGCT CGGTTACTGGTCCAGATGATAGAGAATTCACAGCTTAACAAGGATTCAGATGGTTTGTCAGATGGAGAACTTCATAAAATATGGAAG GAGGAGCTAGACTGGGATGCAATGTTGATAAGGCAGTACGTGGGAAGAGAG TCTCTATGGCTTCATCGTCGCTTCCTGTCACTGTTATGGATGAAACATTTAGCTGTTGATGACCAGAGTAACATGTTTATCAAAGATGAAATAATGCTATTCCAATCCTGCACAATTATCCCTGATAATGAATATGGGGACTATCAAGCACAAGCAACCTTTTCGGCTACCTACATTACTTGGCTTGCAAAG CAAATGCCCGTGTCTTTTGGTGTTGTGCTTCAAGAAAGCTCGCAGCTTGAGGCGGTGAAGCTATTACTCGACCAAGCTGAGAAGAGCTTCCTTTGGGGTTACTAA
- the LOC130985396 gene encoding uncharacterized protein LOC130985396 isoform X1, with translation MLGPYVSNMNVAAIDPSHLLIQLEGILESDPLIDEVGFIHPTQFSFFSEDVHSSTSLSSVADGSFLEDETSKSESTLYNSSDTCFWHNEHKLGISTLVLVQLYKAAKDAFMVSHRRCRMLSNSQCKKDEKLDENASVCATSFLDIAEFEVMRHSKALLLLSSDFGTAWNSRKLIVSKKQLLPMFMDELLLSALVLSYSPKSERAWSHRYSLNLLLCGLSGRRWVIKMIAGKCANLPEIVERESELVKKIVENSKMNYRAWNHRCWLVSYMSESQVLRELLSSRDWAALHVADNSCFHFRARLLVQMIENSQLNKDSDGLSDGELHKIWKEELDWDAMLIRQYVGRESLWLHRRFLSLLWMKHLAVDDQSNMFIKDEIMLFQSCTIIPDNEYGDYQAQATFSATYITWLAKQMPVSFGVVLQESSQLEAVKLLLDQAEKSFLWGY, from the exons atgttGGGTCCATATGTCTCAAACATGAATGTAGCTGCAATTGATCCATCTCATCTTCTTATCCAACTGGAGGGTATTTTGGAATCTGACCCTCTCAT TGATGAAGTTGGGTTCATTCATCCAACAcagttttctttttttagtGAAGATGTCCATAGTTCTACTTCCTTGTCATCTGTGGCTGATGGATCTTTCCTAGAGGATGAAACCAGTAAATCAGAATCAACACTCTATAATAGTTCTGATACTTGCTTTTGGCATAATGAGCATAAGTTGGGTATCTCTACCCTTGTTCTTGTTCAACTATATAAAGCAGCTAAAGATGCATTCATGGTTTCTCATAGACGATGCAGAATGTTGAGCAATTCTCAATGTAAGAAGGATGAAAAACTAGATGAAAATGCATCAGTGTGTGCAACGTCTTTCTTAGACATTGCTGAATTTGAAGTTATGAGACATAGCAAGGCACTTCTTCTACTAAGCTCGGATTTTGGCACTGCATGGAATTCCAG GAAGTTAATTGTGTCAAAGAAGCAACTCTTGCCGATGTTTATGGATGAACTACTTTTATCAGCTTTGGTTCTATCCTATTCACCAAAAAGTGAACGTGCTTGGAGCCACAG GTATTCTCTGAACTTGCTTCTGTGTGGTCTCTCTGGTAGGAGGTGGGTGATCAAGATGATAGCTGGAAAGTGTGCAAATCTACCAGAGATTGTTGAAAGAGAATCTGAGTTAGTGAAAAAAATAGTAGAG AACTCTAAGATGAACTACCGTGCTTGGAATCACCGCTGTTGGTTGGTTTCCTACATGTCGGAGTCACAG GTACTACGTGAGCTGCTCAGTTCCAGAGATTGGGCTGCACTTCATGTTGCTGATAACTCTTGTTTCCACTTCCGAGCT CGGTTACTGGTCCAGATGATAGAGAATTCACAGCTTAACAAGGATTCAGATGGTTTGTCAGATGGAGAACTTCATAAAATATGGAAG GAGGAGCTAGACTGGGATGCAATGTTGATAAGGCAGTACGTGGGAAGAGAG TCTCTATGGCTTCATCGTCGCTTCCTGTCACTGTTATGGATGAAACATTTAGCTGTTGATGACCAGAGTAACATGTTTATCAAAGATGAAATAATGCTATTCCAATCCTGCACAATTATCCCTGATAATGAATATGGGGACTATCAAGCACAAGCAACCTTTTCGGCTACCTACATTACTTGGCTTGCAAAG CAAATGCCCGTGTCTTTTGGTGTTGTGCTTCAAGAAAGCTCGCAGCTTGAGGCGGTGAAGCTATTACTCGACCAAGCTGAGAAGAGCTTCCTTTGGGGTTACTAA
- the LOC130985396 gene encoding uncharacterized protein LOC130985396 isoform X3, giving the protein MLGPYVSNMNVAAIDPSHLLIQLEGILESDPLIDEVGFIHPTQFSFFSEDVHSSTSLSSVADGSFLEDETSKSESTLYNSSDTCFWHNEHKLGISTLVLVQLYKAAKDAFMVSHRRCRMLSNSQCKKDEKLDENASVCATSFLDIAEFEVMRHSKALLLLSSDFGTAWNSRKLIVSKKQLLPMFMDELLLSALVLSYSPKSERAWSHRYSLNLLLCGLSGRRWVIKMIAGKCANLPEIVERESELVKKIVEVLRELLSSRDWAALHVADNSCFHFRARLLVQMIENSQLNKDSDGLSDGELHKIWKEELDWDAMLIRQYVGRESLWLHRRFLSLLWMKHLAVDDQSNMFIKDEIMLFQSCTIIPDNEYGDYQAQATFSATYITWLAKQMPVSFGVVLQESSQLEAVKLLLDQAEKSFLWGY; this is encoded by the exons atgttGGGTCCATATGTCTCAAACATGAATGTAGCTGCAATTGATCCATCTCATCTTCTTATCCAACTGGAGGGTATTTTGGAATCTGACCCTCTCAT TGATGAAGTTGGGTTCATTCATCCAACAcagttttctttttttagtGAAGATGTCCATAGTTCTACTTCCTTGTCATCTGTGGCTGATGGATCTTTCCTAGAGGATGAAACCAGTAAATCAGAATCAACACTCTATAATAGTTCTGATACTTGCTTTTGGCATAATGAGCATAAGTTGGGTATCTCTACCCTTGTTCTTGTTCAACTATATAAAGCAGCTAAAGATGCATTCATGGTTTCTCATAGACGATGCAGAATGTTGAGCAATTCTCAATGTAAGAAGGATGAAAAACTAGATGAAAATGCATCAGTGTGTGCAACGTCTTTCTTAGACATTGCTGAATTTGAAGTTATGAGACATAGCAAGGCACTTCTTCTACTAAGCTCGGATTTTGGCACTGCATGGAATTCCAG GAAGTTAATTGTGTCAAAGAAGCAACTCTTGCCGATGTTTATGGATGAACTACTTTTATCAGCTTTGGTTCTATCCTATTCACCAAAAAGTGAACGTGCTTGGAGCCACAG GTATTCTCTGAACTTGCTTCTGTGTGGTCTCTCTGGTAGGAGGTGGGTGATCAAGATGATAGCTGGAAAGTGTGCAAATCTACCAGAGATTGTTGAAAGAGAATCTGAGTTAGTGAAAAAAATAGTAGAG GTACTACGTGAGCTGCTCAGTTCCAGAGATTGGGCTGCACTTCATGTTGCTGATAACTCTTGTTTCCACTTCCGAGCT CGGTTACTGGTCCAGATGATAGAGAATTCACAGCTTAACAAGGATTCAGATGGTTTGTCAGATGGAGAACTTCATAAAATATGGAAG GAGGAGCTAGACTGGGATGCAATGTTGATAAGGCAGTACGTGGGAAGAGAG TCTCTATGGCTTCATCGTCGCTTCCTGTCACTGTTATGGATGAAACATTTAGCTGTTGATGACCAGAGTAACATGTTTATCAAAGATGAAATAATGCTATTCCAATCCTGCACAATTATCCCTGATAATGAATATGGGGACTATCAAGCACAAGCAACCTTTTCGGCTACCTACATTACTTGGCTTGCAAAG CAAATGCCCGTGTCTTTTGGTGTTGTGCTTCAAGAAAGCTCGCAGCTTGAGGCGGTGAAGCTATTACTCGACCAAGCTGAGAAGAGCTTCCTTTGGGGTTACTAA
- the LOC130985422 gene encoding uncharacterized protein LOC130985422 isoform X1: MDSFTLRTTANSTTFSAIQFFPQPVSHAKKFGILNFPCRKPRKFWVSASKDEPQLDEWDKMELKFGRMIGEDPKITLAKIMGRKSNPDVSYLEIEKLLDKKKGSALDENVEEVPCDLPDQKRSVKSVQGLNLVRPVLKKGAKFEETAKPVEKSAKSSIRPIKKASEETKSSVPDVILRKPRSFNEDDGASGSTRFGMRPNLSLRMGKEPQKERFSDITLLRKPEPMTSKSEVGEENSRQDSFDGSYRSSSTEGRGSAPLLKKPELLKLNSNAEAEHDSSNEDTKLSSSAPLLKKPEQLQLNSNAEAEHDSPKEDTELSSSSIFTENKSDVSNSDNRQVTTNDINQNQFHETSQEESASDEGLGKELQADMRYGGQTFSSDELSRSIAASMDTMLIGKPERLDPAVKPANQKIRNEVVPINPDSLGNPLELENFIATSPIKEREDDDWTRAEQLVKTGEREEVELISASTRGFVVSFGSLIGFLPYRNLAARWKFLAFESWLRRKGLDPSLYRQNLGIIGKYEATSAMDASESVKSSEIGSKTDVALTPDMKLEDLLMLYDQEKLKFLSSFVGQRIYVGVVLADRNSRRLIFSIKPKEKEELVEKKRDLMARLSVGDVVKCCIKKITYFGVFVEVEGVSALIHQTEVSWDATLDPASYFKVGQIVDAKVHQLDFLLERIFLSLKEIMPDPLMETLEAVVADHNTFDCKLEEAQADSEWAEVELLMKELRQFDGIQSVSKGRYFVSPGLAPTFQVYMASMFENQYKMLARAGNRVQEVMVQTSLSKEELKSVILTCTNRVA, from the exons ATAATGGGTAGAAAATCAAATCCAGATGTGTCTTATTTGGAAATTGAGAAGTTATTAGATAAGAAGAAGGGGAGTGCATTGGATGAAAACGTAGAGGAGGTCCCATGTGATTTGCCTGATCAAAAGAGGTCAGTGAAATCCGTGCAAGGGCTAAATTTGGTCCGACCTGTATTAAAGAAAGGAGCCAAGTTCGAAGAAACTGCCAAACCTGTGGAAAAAAGTGCTAAAAGTTCTATCCGCCCAATTAAAAAGGCTTCAGAAGAGACTAAAAGCAGCGTTCCTGATGTTATCTTGCGAAAACCACGATCATTTAATGAGGATGATGGTGCGAGTGGATCCACAAGGTTCGGAATGAGGCCAAACTTATCACTGAGAATGGGAAAGGAGCCCCAGAAAGAGAGGTTTAGTGATATTACATTGTTAAGGAAACCTGAACCTATGACATCCAAATCTGAAGTTGGAGAAGAGAACAGCCGTCAAGATTCTTTTGATGGTAGTTACAGGAGTTCATCTACTGAAGGAAGAGGTTCTGCCCCTCTTCTAAAAAAGCCAGAGCTGTTGAAGCTCAATTCAAATGCAGAAGCAGAACATGATTCGTCAAACGAGGATACCAAACTTAGCTCCAGTGCCCCTCTTCTAAAAAAGCCAGAGCAGTTGCAGCTCAATTCAAATGCGGAAGCAGAACATGATTCTCCAAAAGAGGATACCGAACTTAGCTCCAGTAGTATTTTCACCGAGAATAAGTCGGATGTTTCCAACTCAGATAATCGGCAAGTGACTACCAATGACATCAATCAGAACCAGTTCCATGAAACCAGCCAAGAAGAATCTGCTTCAGATGAGGGGTTGGGAAAAG AATTGCAGGCTGATATGCGGTATGGTGGGCAAACATTCAGTTCTGATGAACTTTCTAGAAGTATCGCTGCATCTATGGATACTATGCTTATAGGCAAACCAGAAAG ATTAGATCCCGCTGTTAAACCAGCAAATCAGAAAATTAGAAATGAGGTGGTTCCTATAAATCCTGACAGCTTGGGTAATCCATTAGAGCTGGAGAACTTCATTGCAACATCACCTATTAAG GAACGGGAGGATGATGACTGGACGAGAGCAGAACAGCTGGTTAAGACTGGAGAAAGAGAAGAAGTGGAATTGATCAGCGCCAGTACTAGAGGATTCGTT GTCTCATTTGGTTCCTTGATTGGTTTTCTACCATATCGCAACCTTGCTGCTAGGTGGAAATTCTTAGCTTTCGAGTCTTGGTTAAGAAGAAAAGGTTTAGATCCATCTCTTTACCGGCAGAACCTGGGCATAATTGGAAAATATGAAGCTACTAGCGCGATGGATGCCTCTGAGTCGGTGAAAAGTTCAGAAATTGGTAGTAAGACTGATGTAGCATTGACACCAGATATGAAGCTGGAGGATCTTCTTATGCTCTATGACCAAGAGAAGCTTAAATTCTTGTCGTCCTTTGTTGGTCAG AGAATCTATGTGGGAGTAGTATTGGCTGACAGAAATTCTCGGAGGctaatattttcaataaaaccAAAAGAGAAGGAAGAATTAGTTGAAAAGAAGAGAGATCTCATg GCACGGCTGAGTGTTGGAGATGTAGTCAAGTGCTGCATTAAAAAGATTACATACTTTGGTGTCTTTGTTGAG GTTGAAGGGGTTTCTGCACTTATTCACCAGACAGAAGTTTCTTGGGACGCCACTTTGGATCCTGCATCGTACTTCAAAGTTGGCCAG ATTGTCGATGCCAAAGTCCATCAATTGGATTTTTTGCTGGAACGTATATTTCTGTCATTAAAGGAAATAATG CCGGATCCCCTGATGGAGACCCTGGAGGCAGTGGTTGCTGATCATAATACTTTCGATTGTAAACTCGAAGAAGCTCAGGCAGATTCCGAG TGGGCCGAGGTTGAGTTGCTGATGAAAGAATTGAGGCAGTTTGACGGAATCCAGTCTGTGTCAAAAGGACGGTACTTTGTGAGCCCGGGTTTGGCACCTACTTTTCAG GTTTATATGGCCTCTATGTTCGAAAATCAGTACAAAATGCTTGCTCGAGCTGGAAATCGAGTACAGGAG GTAATGGTGCAAACTTCTCTGAGCAAAGAGGAGCTGAAATCTGTTATCCTGACATGCACCAACAGGGTGGCATGA